In Vibrio hippocampi, the following are encoded in one genomic region:
- the speA gene encoding biosynthetic arginine decarboxylase has protein sequence MQQNNLERIRAEYNVKHWSQGFYGIDDNGEVYVSPSSEDHQIPLSHIVKQLEQQQIGLPALVRFPQIVHQRVHNICDAFNQAIEEYDYDNHYLLVYPIKVNQQKEVVDEILASQAKLEQKQLGLEAGSKPELLAVLALAQKASSVIVCNGYKDREYIRLALIGEKLGHKVFIVLEKLSELDLVLQEAKAMGVKPRLGLRIRLASQGAGKWQASGGEKSKFGLSASQVLTVLDKLKAEGELDALELVHFHLGSQMANIRDVRNGVSEAARFYCELRDNGAQLKYLDVGGGLAVDYDGTRSQSSNSMNYGLREYARNIVTTVGDICQLYQQPMPVIISESGRSLTAHHAVLITNVIGTETYIPEDVIAPDEDAPLLLHNMWDNFLSVRDGNDDRALIEVYNGTQNDVAEVHNQFAAGMVNLQHRAWAEQLSLRINYELSLAMNTKNRYHRPILDELSERLADKFFVNFSLFQSLPDAWGIDQVFPVLPLSGLDCVEEKRAVVLDITCDSDGAIDQYVDGQGIETTLPVPAWNPNEPYLMGFFLVGAYQEILGDMHNLFGDTHSVVVNVDEQGQANIDFINQGDTVEDMMRYVHIDVELIRSHYREMVASRVPADEQQDVLNELEQGLVGYTYLEDF, from the coding sequence TTGCAACAAAATAATCTAGAACGCATCCGTGCAGAGTACAACGTTAAGCACTGGAGCCAAGGTTTTTACGGTATTGATGATAATGGAGAAGTGTATGTTTCTCCCTCGAGTGAAGATCACCAAATCCCCTTAAGTCACATCGTTAAGCAACTGGAACAGCAGCAAATTGGACTGCCTGCCTTGGTTCGCTTTCCTCAAATTGTTCATCAGAGAGTTCACAATATCTGTGATGCATTTAATCAGGCGATTGAAGAGTACGATTACGATAATCACTATCTATTGGTCTACCCAATCAAGGTCAACCAGCAGAAAGAGGTCGTGGATGAGATCTTGGCAAGCCAAGCGAAACTGGAGCAAAAACAGCTCGGTTTAGAAGCGGGAAGCAAGCCGGAACTGTTAGCGGTACTCGCACTGGCGCAAAAAGCCAGCTCTGTGATTGTGTGTAATGGCTATAAAGATCGAGAATATATCCGTTTAGCTCTGATTGGTGAAAAGCTAGGGCATAAAGTCTTCATTGTGCTTGAAAAGTTATCTGAGCTCGATTTAGTGCTGCAAGAAGCCAAAGCAATGGGAGTTAAACCTCGCCTTGGCCTGCGTATTCGACTCGCTTCCCAAGGGGCAGGCAAATGGCAAGCCAGTGGTGGTGAGAAGTCCAAGTTTGGCTTGTCCGCATCACAAGTCCTTACCGTATTAGACAAACTCAAAGCCGAAGGGGAGTTAGACGCACTTGAGTTAGTGCATTTCCACCTTGGTTCGCAAATGGCGAATATTCGCGATGTACGCAACGGCGTGAGTGAGGCGGCACGTTTCTATTGTGAGTTGCGTGATAACGGCGCACAGCTGAAGTATCTTGATGTCGGCGGTGGCTTAGCGGTTGACTACGACGGTACGCGCAGTCAGTCCTCCAACTCAATGAACTACGGATTGCGAGAGTATGCGCGCAATATCGTTACCACGGTGGGGGACATCTGCCAGCTTTATCAGCAGCCGATGCCAGTGATCATCTCAGAATCGGGTCGTTCCCTTACCGCTCATCACGCTGTGTTGATTACCAATGTGATTGGCACTGAAACCTATATCCCGGAAGATGTTATCGCCCCTGATGAGGATGCGCCACTCCTACTTCACAACATGTGGGATAACTTCCTGTCTGTTCGTGATGGTAATGATGACAGAGCCTTGATCGAAGTTTATAACGGCACCCAAAATGATGTGGCTGAGGTGCATAACCAGTTTGCGGCGGGCATGGTTAATCTGCAACACCGAGCGTGGGCAGAGCAGTTGTCACTTAGAATCAACTATGAGTTGAGCTTGGCGATGAATACCAAGAACCGCTATCACCGACCTATTTTGGATGAATTGAGTGAGCGCCTAGCGGATAAGTTCTTTGTTAACTTTTCACTGTTCCAATCGTTGCCGGACGCTTGGGGTATTGATCAAGTGTTCCCTGTGCTGCCACTGAGCGGCTTAGATTGCGTAGAAGAAAAACGCGCGGTAGTGCTGGATATTACCTGTGACTCAGATGGTGCGATTGACCAATACGTCGATGGGCAAGGTATCGAGACGACATTGCCAGTCCCCGCATGGAACCCAAATGAGCCGTATTTGATGGGGTTCTTCCTCGTCGGAGCATATCAAGAGATATTGGGTGATATGCACAACTTGTTTGGTGATACCCACAGTGTGGTGGTTAATGTTGACGAACAAGGTCAGGCGAACATTGATTTCATCAACCAAGGCGATACGGTAGAAGATATGATGCGTTACGTGCATATCGACGTAGAACTTATCCGTAGCCACTATCGCGAAATGGTCGCAAGCCGTGTTCCGGCCGATGAGCAGCAAGATGTACTGAATGAATTAGAGCAGGGCTTGGTGGGTTACACCTATCTTGAGGACTTCTAA
- the speB gene encoding agmatinase: protein MNDLFSKTDYSLYSNAMTFMRRPLVPDPTTSDADVVVLGVPFDMATSGRSGARFGPDGMRRASVNLSWESKKFPWDFNLFDHTSVIDAGDLVFDTGDAEDLTQRLEAACDAILASGKTLLAFGGDHFITLPLLRSYHKKHGEMALIHFDAHTDTYPHGSRFDHGTMFYHAPNEGLISPEHSVQIGIRTEYSREGHRFQVINGMQANDMSADEIVAQIKQTVAGKPVYLTFDIDCLDPAFAPGTGTPVCGGINTDKALKILRGLKGIDIVGMDVVEVAPAYDQSDVTALAGATIALEMLYLWTASHSKVK from the coding sequence ATGAACGATCTATTTTCAAAAACAGATTACTCCTTGTACTCCAATGCGATGACCTTTATGCGTCGTCCTTTGGTACCAGATCCAACCACAAGCGACGCTGATGTAGTGGTATTAGGTGTGCCGTTTGATATGGCGACGTCAGGTCGCTCAGGCGCACGATTCGGACCTGATGGAATGCGTCGAGCCTCGGTTAACTTGTCGTGGGAAAGCAAAAAATTCCCATGGGATTTTAACCTATTCGACCATACTAGCGTGATCGATGCCGGCGATCTGGTGTTCGACACGGGCGATGCGGAAGATCTCACTCAGCGATTGGAAGCCGCTTGTGATGCCATTTTAGCGAGTGGTAAAACCTTGCTGGCTTTCGGTGGTGATCACTTTATTACCTTGCCGCTGTTGCGCTCTTATCATAAAAAGCATGGCGAAATGGCCCTGATTCACTTTGATGCGCATACCGACACGTATCCACACGGAAGCCGCTTCGATCACGGTACTATGTTTTACCACGCACCTAATGAAGGGCTTATTTCGCCCGAGCATTCGGTGCAGATAGGTATTCGTACCGAATACAGCCGAGAAGGGCATCGTTTTCAGGTGATTAATGGCATGCAAGCCAATGATATGTCAGCCGATGAGATTGTTGCGCAGATCAAACAAACCGTGGCCGGTAAACCCGTTTACCTCACCTTTGATATTGATTGTCTTGACCCAGCCTTTGCACCGGGAACAGGTACGCCGGTTTGCGGCGGTATCAACACCGATAAAGCATTGAAGATTCTTCGCGGTCTTAAGGGCATCGATATTGTTGGTATGGATGTGGTTGAAGTAGCACCTGCCTACGATCAGAGCGATGTCACGGCGTTAGCGGGTGCGACCATTGCTTTGGAGATGCTGTACCTTTGGACAGCGAGTCATTCAAAAGTGAAATAG
- a CDS encoding HAD-IIB family hydrolase → MPKSLNQLTLAEAKTIEWLFTDVDDTLTWQGAMPHETFTALARLKQIGIKVVAVTGACAGWCDQIAKLWPVHGVIGENGAFWMQKQIDGLKIHSPLPLDTMRAQQQQLKQAVSDILSHYPEITLASDQPFRFSDVAINIGQDRPMLESNIINELLNKIACLKIDGQSVTAMPSSIHINAWVGEHSKRATTQRYLEQHQHSDLSKICYIGDSLNDQTMFEWLPLTVGVNNIRPILNQLTTAPSYITQSNGGFGFAEFADLLIAAKTQA, encoded by the coding sequence ATGCCTAAATCACTAAACCAACTCACCCTAGCCGAAGCAAAAACCATAGAGTGGTTATTTACCGATGTCGACGACACACTAACTTGGCAAGGGGCGATGCCACATGAAACTTTCACAGCATTGGCTCGCCTTAAACAAATTGGCATCAAGGTTGTCGCCGTCACCGGAGCTTGTGCAGGATGGTGCGATCAAATCGCGAAGCTGTGGCCGGTGCACGGCGTTATTGGAGAGAATGGTGCTTTCTGGATGCAGAAGCAGATCGATGGACTAAAGATTCATTCGCCACTCCCTCTCGACACCATGAGAGCGCAGCAGCAGCAACTCAAACAAGCGGTTAGCGATATATTGTCACACTATCCTGAGATTACCCTTGCCAGCGATCAGCCGTTTCGATTTTCTGATGTGGCCATCAATATCGGGCAAGACCGTCCTATGCTGGAATCGAACATAATCAATGAATTACTTAACAAGATCGCTTGTCTTAAAATTGATGGGCAATCCGTAACAGCGATGCCAAGCTCAATCCATATCAATGCTTGGGTTGGCGAACATAGCAAGCGAGCCACCACTCAACGGTATCTTGAGCAGCATCAGCATAGTGACTTATCGAAAATCTGCTATATCGGTGATTCCCTAAATGATCAGACCATGTTTGAGTGGCTACCATTGACCGTTGGTGTCAATAACATTCGACCGATACTCAACCAGCTAACCACAGCGCCAAGCTACATTACCCAAAGCAATGGCGGTTTTGGTTTTGCCGAATTTGCCGACTTGCTTATCGCAGCTAAAACTCAAGCGTAA
- a CDS encoding sn-glycerol-3-phosphate import ATP-binding protein UgpC, which translates to MSTLMLNNIAKCYPNGYQAIHDLNLTIDDGQMVVLVGPSGCGKSTLLRMLAGLETITSGTLTIDDKVVNQLEPGERDIAMVFQNYALYPHMTVYDNMAYGLKNRKTPKPEIERLVNEAATMLELAHLLDRKPKQLSGGQRQRVAMGRAIVREPKVFLFDEPLSNLDAKLRVQMRLEIKRLQRRLNTTSVYVTHDQVEAMTLADKLVVLNKGNVEQVGSPLEIYDQPASLFVATFMGSPAMNIVDATITPNGIDVGNVSLTCNTHPLELGAVKLGLRPEHLQLTTTTSWLQVEVELIEALGADLLLYCRTLDSSQQNLVIRADGHAKIAIGDRYGVEIKPEHIHLFDTSTEKRIKLKQTLTYSRVIDAKEVQHA; encoded by the coding sequence ATGTCTACATTAATGCTTAATAATATCGCCAAATGTTATCCCAACGGCTACCAAGCGATTCACGATCTCAATCTGACCATTGATGATGGTCAAATGGTCGTTCTAGTGGGTCCAAGTGGTTGCGGTAAGTCGACTCTGTTGCGCATGTTAGCGGGTTTAGAAACCATCACTTCCGGAACGCTGACCATCGATGACAAGGTGGTCAATCAGTTAGAGCCTGGAGAGCGCGATATCGCTATGGTGTTCCAAAACTACGCTCTGTACCCTCATATGACCGTGTATGACAACATGGCTTACGGTCTAAAAAACCGCAAAACCCCTAAGCCCGAGATTGAACGTCTCGTCAATGAAGCCGCAACAATGTTGGAATTGGCTCACCTGTTAGACCGAAAACCCAAACAGCTTTCTGGTGGTCAGCGTCAAAGAGTTGCGATGGGACGAGCGATTGTACGTGAGCCCAAAGTGTTTCTATTTGATGAACCTCTTTCCAACCTTGACGCTAAGCTAAGAGTCCAGATGCGTCTGGAGATCAAACGCTTACAACGAAGACTCAACACCACCTCGGTCTACGTCACTCACGATCAAGTAGAGGCGATGACTCTCGCCGATAAACTAGTGGTCCTTAACAAAGGTAATGTCGAGCAAGTCGGTTCACCACTAGAGATATACGACCAACCTGCTTCACTGTTTGTCGCAACGTTTATGGGTTCCCCTGCCATGAATATTGTGGATGCAACAATTACCCCCAACGGCATTGATGTTGGCAACGTCAGTCTAACTTGTAACACTCACCCTCTCGAACTTGGCGCAGTAAAACTTGGCTTAAGACCTGAGCACCTCCAACTGACGACCACGACCTCTTGGTTACAGGTTGAAGTGGAATTAATCGAAGCCCTAGGTGCCGATCTACTCCTTTACTGTCGCACTCTCGATAGCAGTCAACAAAATCTGGTTATACGAGCCGATGGGCACGCTAAGATTGCTATTGGCGACCGATATGGTGTTGAGATAAAACCAGAACATATACACCTGTTTGATACCAGTACGGAAAAGCGTATTAAACTGAAGCAAACACTCACTTACTCGCGAGTCATTGATGCAAAAGAAGTCCAGCATGCCTAA
- the ugpE gene encoding sn-glycerol-3-phosphate ABC transporter permease UgpE, with product MVERRPLFNLFCHLILIVGIVSIALPVWIALVATTHDNTVFATGTPLWFGDLGLSVFGELLSNESSFNNNALPITSMLVNSLIMALCITIGKLTISILSAYSVVFFRFPGRMLAFWMIFFTLMLPVEVRIMPTFEVITNLNMLNSFSGLTIPLIASATATFLFRQFFMTIPAELVEAARIDGAGPIKFFIDILLPLSRTNIAALFVITFIYGWNQYLWPLLITTDAQYYTIVMGIKQMLGVVDGVIEWNKIMATTIIAMLPPVIVVLAMQKAFVKGLVDSEK from the coding sequence ATGGTCGAAAGACGTCCGCTATTTAATCTATTTTGCCATCTCATTTTGATTGTTGGCATTGTCTCTATTGCTCTGCCTGTTTGGATTGCCCTAGTGGCGACCACACACGACAACACCGTATTTGCTACTGGTACACCACTCTGGTTTGGTGATCTGGGATTGAGTGTGTTTGGCGAGTTGTTGAGCAATGAGAGTTCTTTTAATAACAATGCATTACCTATCACTAGCATGCTAGTGAACTCGTTAATCATGGCGCTATGTATCACGATAGGTAAATTAACTATCTCGATACTATCGGCTTATTCCGTGGTGTTCTTTCGCTTCCCCGGTCGTATGTTGGCGTTTTGGATGATCTTCTTCACCCTGATGCTACCGGTTGAGGTGCGCATCATGCCAACCTTTGAGGTGATCACTAATCTCAACATGCTCAACTCATTTTCGGGCTTAACCATTCCATTGATTGCCAGCGCGACAGCCACGTTTTTGTTTCGCCAATTTTTTATGACGATTCCCGCGGAATTGGTCGAGGCGGCACGTATTGATGGCGCAGGACCCATTAAGTTCTTTATCGATATCTTGTTACCACTGTCACGCACCAATATCGCAGCGTTATTTGTGATCACCTTCATCTACGGCTGGAACCAATACTTATGGCCGTTGCTGATCACAACGGACGCTCAGTACTACACCATCGTCATGGGCATCAAACAGATGTTGGGTGTGGTCGACGGCGTCATTGAATGGAACAAGATTATGGCAACCACCATCATTGCCATGCTTCCCCCTGTAATTGTTGTCTTAGCGATGCAAAAAGCATTCGTTAAAGGCTTGGTAGATTCGGAGAAATAA